The DNA region ATTCATTGTTATCATGGATACGTTGTTTACAAACGAGAAATCcagatttagaaaatattccaattttatttaaatttacaagaaaaattgaTGACTTTGAAGTTATTACTGATGGATCAAGTGATAATACTGCTCACGTTGATGGTGATAGTtcagaaaaattatcatcttgatgaaattaatttttattctatttgtaaataaatacaattattagtaatttaaaaaacacacaagtatttaaattttatttagtaaaattattaaaagtatttatttttcttgaaggttttttttttctttttttttttattattcaagtaatgaagagaaaaaacaacttttacttttttcccctctccaaattttattattgacatgCGCAAAAATTGGTCACTAAAAGTTCAAATTGCATTTTGAACAATCAATCTGAATCAATCTCACAACAACTCTGTCAATAtaactcaaaaatatttttaaattcaacaacagtttcattaaattaatcaacttttttttggCTAATAAATGTGGttttattagaatttaaaaatgtcttTAATAGGTAAGTTTTTGATAAGAAAAAgctgtttaaatataattttatttttttcatttcttgataaaaaaaaataataataaatttacttttattcaCCATCAcgattcaaataattaaaaaataattttaataaatataaaatatattttctaaaattattaataaaaattgtttaattaaattttttattatttaaattaatttataaaaaaaaaggtatgaATACTCGATGGCTTCAACTTCGAATGTTTAGTTCTCTTCCAGAGATGCCAGCAACAAATTTCATTGCATCTCCATACaaggtaataaaaattaaataatattattaaataatttttgttaatgtttattattattttttttaaaatagggAACAGATTATgagacaataaaattatcaagaatgaCAAAGGTGACACCGAGTCAACGacctttttataaaaaaccaCTGTTAATTCATGAGGGACATGGCCAGTGGCTTTGGGATCATACTGGACGTCGTTATTTGGACATGTTTGGTGGCATTGTAACAATTTCTGTTGGTCACTCTCATCCGtaagtataatttaattttaatttacatattttttatatttaattaaattacgaggtcaatttaatttatattctttttcctgtttaaaaataaataaattaaaatatttttacttacaGAAAAATTACAGATATTGCTGTTAAACAAATGAGTAAATTATGTCATACAACATCAATTTATATGCATCCAAAATATCATGAATATGTTGACAAATTAACTGCAAAATTaccagataaattaaatacagttTATCTTGTTAATAGTGGATCAGAAGCAAATGAATTGGCATTTTTAATGTCAAGACTTTATACAGGTGCACAAGCAATTGTTTCACTTAGAAATTGTTATCATGGTGGAAGTTATGCAACGGCTGTTGCAACAGCAATGTCAACATGGAAATATCCAATGGCACAACCATCTGGTTATATACAcgtaatacatttatttttcattcattactttgatataaataaaccaaaaaaatatatgatttatttattttcataataggTAACAAATCCAGATGTTTATAGAGGTTCATGGGGTGGTTCACAATGTCGTGATTGTCCAATATCTAAATCAAGAAGAACTTGTGAATGCATTGGACAACGTTGCATTGCATCAGAAAAATATGTTGATGATTTACATCAAGTATTTCGTTATACATTACCAACAAATGGACAAATTGCTGGTTTTATTGCTGAGAGtattcaagtattatttattatatatttaaattattattatataaaaattaattggtaaatttgataaattgtttttatttaatttttcaagggAGTTGGTGGAGTTGTTCAATATCCAAGAACATATCTTCAACAAGTATATAATTTAGTTAAAAGTAAAGGTGGTCTTTGTATTGCTGATGAAGTTCAAACTGGTTTTGGAAGAACTGGTGATAATTATTGGGGTTTTGAAGGACATAATATTGTACCAGATATTGTTACATTAGCTAAAGGAATTGGTAATGGTTTTCCACTTGGTGCTGTTGTTACAACTAAAGAAATTGCTGATTGTCTCAATAAAGCATTGCATTTTAATACATTTGGAGGTAATCCATTAGCTTGTGCTGTTGGAACAGCAGTTCttgatgtaattattattcaaaattttatttttattaatatttaaatattgaaaaaaaactaaatattaattttattattgaaaaaaaaaacaacagattattgatgaagaaaaacttcaagaaaattcaaaaattgtgGGGACTCATATGTTGCACAGATTGAGTACACTTATGCTAGAATATCCAACTATCATTGGTGATATAAGAGGAAAAGGATTGATGATTGGTGTTGAACTCGTTGATGATCCTGATACAAAAGAAGCCATGTCAGCAGATAATGTTGCTGAAATATTTGAAGATATTAAAGACATGGGTGTACTTGTTGGTAAAGGAGGAATAAATGGAAATGTAAGacttcttttatttaattggtatttcattgatttatattatttttattttatttttttatgttttgatTAGATACTGAGAATAAAGCCACCAATGTGCGTGACAAAAGAAGATGTTGATTTTACAGTTGAAGTTATTAATACAgccttgaaaaaatatcgtaataGTCACATTGAAGACAAGGAATCAGTTTATTTTAGTGGTGTTTAAAgctttacatttaatttaaagtagTGATACTTAATACTTGCTAATTGCTTGAAATATCCAATCAACATAATGCATCAAAACTTTTGTAATAACAGCAGGATTATGAGGATCAATGAAAACTAAAGAAACTATTCCAAATAAATGTCCTTTTTGAAATGTTACAATAGGACTACCACTGTCTCCctgataaatagaaaaaaagataaatataaataaaataacagttaatttttatctttaatttttgtacTTGCATTGTCAATTGTTTGCCTTTCGTATTGTGTTTTAATACAATGTTGAGCTGGATGAATTCTACCATATTCTCTGCATAAATCTGAACAAACAGATCGTGATGACAATTTAACATAAAGTTGTGAAATAAGTTGACCAGTTTGAAATTGTTCATAACTAATTAATCGTAGTTTATTGTATTGGTGACTTGTTGACGGTGGTGGCAATATAACTTGTCGACAAATTGGactgaaaattaattgttttgatagctgaaatataaatttagataattaataaaataatataaatatttttatttataaatatatatatattttttatacttttaaaatgcTTATATCGTTGGCCCAAAATTGACGTGGTAAATAATCAGGATGAATAATAACTGTGGCAAcatcatttatatttccatggccttgttgataattttgattattcgATCCAGATAAAACTTGAAGATTTCCATAAATTATACTCTTATCTGCAGATGTAACACAACTTG from Aphidius gifuensis isolate YNYX2018 linkage group LG5, ASM1490517v1, whole genome shotgun sequence includes:
- the LOC122857749 gene encoding transmembrane protease serine 2-like; its protein translation is MNEHVCCGSIISPTHIVTTASCVTSADKSIIYGNLQVLSGSNNQNYQQGHGNINDVATVIIHPDYLPRQFWANDISILKLSKQLIFSPICRQVILPPPSTSHQYNKLRLISYEQFQTGQLISQLYVKLSSRSVCSDLCREYGRIHPAQHCIKTQYERQTIDNGDSGSPIVTFQKGHLFGIVSLVFIDPHNPAVITKVLMHYVDWIFQAISKY
- the LOC122857736 gene encoding alanine--glyoxylate aminotransferase 2, mitochondrial; this encodes MSLIGMNTRWLQLRMFSSLPEMPATNFIASPYKGTDYETIKLSRMTKVTPSQRPFYKKPLLIHEGHGQWLWDHTGRRYLDMFGGIVTISVGHSHPKITDIAVKQMSKLCHTTSIYMHPKYHEYVDKLTAKLPDKLNTVYLVNSGSEANELAFLMSRLYTGAQAIVSLRNCYHGGSYATAVATAMSTWKYPMAQPSGYIHVTNPDVYRGSWGGSQCRDCPISKSRRTCECIGQRCIASEKYVDDLHQVFRYTLPTNGQIAGFIAESIQGVGGVVQYPRTYLQQVYNLVKSKGGLCIADEVQTGFGRTGDNYWGFEGHNIVPDIVTLAKGIGNGFPLGAVVTTKEIADCLNKALHFNTFGGNPLACAVGTAVLDIIDEEKLQENSKIVGTHMLHRLSTLMLEYPTIIGDIRGKGLMIGVELVDDPDTKEAMSADNVAEIFEDIKDMGVLVGKGGINGNILRIKPPMCVTKEDVDFTVEVINTALKKYRNSHIEDKESVYFSGV